The candidate division WOR-3 bacterium genome contains the following window.
ATTAAGTTGCCATCTGAGTCGATTCTTACAACATATATGCTCTTATTATTCAAAAAGCTTGATGCGACACCACCCAATATGTACGTGTTTGAATTGTATTCTTTAGTAAAGAAATTGCAGACCTCATATAAAGTATTTTCACCATAAAACTGGTTAGTAATAATTTGTCCGGAAGAGTTCAGTTTAAAATATGAAAAATCCTTTGATAATCCCGTATATGTCCCGGCTGTTATAAAATTCCCGGAGCTGTAATATACTCCCTCAAAACAATTACCAGGGTTATTTCCGTATGTCCAATACGTGAAATCCGCTGAAAGAGGTTGTGAAATAAACACCAGAATAGCTGTTAGGCAAATTGCAAAAAGATTCTTTTTCATCTTCTCTTCCTTTCAGTGAATTTTTTATAAATCCCTGACATGTTAACATCATTCCTTTCGGAAAATTATCTCTCTCTTATTATGTCTTTGACTTTCATCAGTCTTGAGAGGTTGGAGCGTTCCATTTCCGCAAGTTTCTGCCTTATGTAGCTTATGGTTTCTTCGAGGTTGGGTATGAGTACATACTCGAGAGTGTTGACCCGCCTTCTCGTCTTGGCGACTTCGTCGGCTAACATTGAGACCGTTTTTTCCTTTTCGGCGAGGTCGAGAAGCTCTTCAGTGACATTGTCGAGCGCATCGAGCGAGTTGTCAAGTTCCACAGTGGTCTGCGCAAGTCCGTAGCAGATTATGTCGCCGCTGACTTTTCTCGCAAAAGACGGCACCCTCAGGTTCATTATCTGTTTTCTTCCGACTTCTATCGAAACTTTTTTCTTCGGGAACATAATTGCCGCTTCGACAAATCCCGGTTCCGCTCCGCCTTTCGCTATTGCAAATTCCATCATCGCTTCGGCCAGATGCTTTTCAACCTTAATCCTGAGGCTTTTTACGTTCTCTATCATGGAAAGAAGTCTCCTCATGAGTTCGTCCTGCTTGTCCTTGAGCAGTTTGTGCCCCCTCCTGGCGATGACAATCCGCCTTCTGAGTTTGAGAAGTTCCTGTCTTGTAGGATTTACTTCGAGGATCAAATTCAGTTCTCCGTGCTTTTGGACGCCTTGAAATACTTTTCAATAAACTCTTCCCTGACTCTTCTCAGTTCTATTTTCGGGAACACAGACAGCAGTTCCCAGCCGAGATTGAGAGTGAAATCTATCGTCCTGTTGTCGTCGAAATCCTGGGAT
Protein-coding sequences here:
- a CDS encoding V-type ATP synthase subunit D, which translates into the protein MNLILEVNPTRQELLKLRRRIVIARRGHKLLKDKQDELMRRLLSMIENVKSLRIKVEKHLAEAMMEFAIAKGGAEPGFVEAAIMFPKKKVSIEVGRKQIMNLRVPSFARKVSGDIICYGLAQTTVELDNSLDALDNVTEELLDLAEKEKTVSMLADEVAKTRRRVNTLEYVLIPNLEETISYIRQKLAEMERSNLSRLMKVKDIIRER